From the Deinococcus radiophilus genome, one window contains:
- the sdhD gene encoding succinate dehydrogenase, hydrophobic membrane anchor protein → MIRARTFMDAKAQSHNNAELNWWIFMRVSGLILIFLVLGHIYMTFIQVSESDATYHAVVAKLSNPAWKLYDWLILTLTMLHGMNGARYVMEDYIRSNPNRAWIKMIVFSIAALIYALGTVGLFSI, encoded by the coding sequence ATGATCCGCGCACGCACATTTATGGACGCCAAGGCGCAGTCCCATAACAACGCCGAGCTGAACTGGTGGATTTTCATGCGGGTCAGCGGCCTGATCCTGATTTTCCTGGTGCTAGGCCACATCTACATGACTTTTATCCAGGTGTCGGAGTCGGACGCGACCTACCATGCCGTAGTCGCCAAGCTGAGCAACCCCGCCTGGAAGCTGTACGACTGGCTGATCCTGACCCTGACCATGTTGCACGGCATGAACGGCGCCCGCTACGTCATGGAAGATTACATCCGTTCCAACCCCAACCGGGCCTGGATCAAGATGATTGTCTTTTCCATTGCTGCGCTGATTTATGCGCTGGGCACCGTGGGTCTGTTCTCTATCTGA
- the sdhC gene encoding succinate dehydrogenase, cytochrome b556 subunit encodes MYKGREGQWAFFLHRLSGLAILAYFLLHVVSISLIIFGEEAYMRVHHLYDLWPFRIGLILVTAGVAYHAFNGLRIMAMDFTGWGVAYQRQTWYGVLVITALITLYTAWMNIPRILGGY; translated from the coding sequence ATGTACAAGGGAAGAGAAGGTCAGTGGGCCTTTTTTCTACACCGTCTGTCCGGCCTGGCGATCCTGGCCTACTTTTTGCTGCACGTGGTGAGCATCAGCCTGATCATCTTTGGTGAAGAAGCTTATATGCGAGTTCACCACCTGTATGACCTATGGCCTTTCCGTATCGGCCTGATTCTGGTCACGGCGGGTGTGGCTTATCACGCCTTTAATGGCCTGCGGATCATGGCCATGGACTTTACCGGCTGGGGCGTGGCCTATCAGCGTCAGACCTGGTACGGTGTCTTGGTCATCACGGCGCTGATCACCCTCTACACTGCCTGGATGAACATTCCCCGGATCCTGGGAGGCTACTGA
- the mnmA gene encoding tRNA 2-thiouridine(34) synthase MnmA, producing the protein MTAPSAATSTAPRVLCAMSGGVDSSVTAALLKDQGYSVVGAMMRFWPDDKRVDTFDSCCSPDAAYEARRVAEQVGVPFYLLDYREQFQRHIVGPFIDEYSRGRTPNPCVNCNTKVKFDELVKKAKMLGCQYVATGHYVKRVENERGEVEFHRGDDPRKDQTYFLWGTPRDALPYILFPVGELEKPRVREIAAERGLLTAQKPESQNICFVPGKVQDFVAEHLPRVQGHIREIRTGEIVGEHLGTQFYTLGQKKGLGLFQSHRVRHVVHLDPQTQTVWVGDHEDCLWDGLEADSANYLVDLSELPQRLQVQVRYRTAPVGATLLHADEHGFRLRFDEPQFAVAPGQSAVLYDGDRLLGGGLIRDHTPELPALSSAEEQGVEGVESTVC; encoded by the coding sequence ATGACTGCGCCGAGTGCTGCCACTTCAACTGCCCCCCGTGTCCTGTGTGCGATGTCGGGTGGGGTGGATTCCAGCGTGACAGCGGCGCTGCTTAAGGATCAGGGTTACTCGGTGGTGGGCGCCATGATGCGCTTCTGGCCCGACGATAAGCGGGTAGATACCTTCGATTCCTGCTGCTCGCCTGACGCCGCCTACGAAGCCCGCCGGGTGGCCGAGCAGGTGGGCGTGCCGTTTTACCTGCTGGACTACCGCGAGCAGTTCCAGCGGCACATCGTCGGCCCCTTTATTGATGAATATTCGCGTGGCCGCACCCCCAATCCCTGCGTCAATTGCAACACCAAGGTCAAATTCGACGAGCTGGTCAAAAAAGCCAAGATGCTGGGCTGTCAGTATGTGGCGACCGGTCACTACGTGAAGCGGGTAGAGAACGAGCGCGGCGAGGTGGAGTTTCACCGGGGCGACGATCCCCGCAAGGACCAGACCTACTTTCTGTGGGGCACGCCCCGTGACGCGCTGCCGTACATCCTTTTTCCGGTGGGCGAACTGGAAAAACCGCGGGTGCGCGAAATCGCCGCTGAACGCGGCCTGCTGACGGCCCAGAAACCCGAAAGCCAGAACATCTGCTTCGTCCCGGGCAAGGTTCAGGATTTCGTGGCCGAGCATTTGCCACGGGTACAGGGTCACATCCGCGAAATCCGCACCGGCGAGATCGTCGGAGAACACCTGGGCACGCAGTTCTACACCCTAGGTCAGAAAAAGGGGCTGGGCCTTTTTCAGTCGCACCGGGTGCGGCATGTGGTTCATCTGGACCCGCAGACCCAGACGGTCTGGGTGGGCGACCATGAGGATTGCCTCTGGGACGGGCTGGAAGCAGACAGTGCCAACTACCTGGTGGACCTGTCCGAGTTGCCGCAGCGGCTGCAGGTGCAGGTCCGTTACCGCACGGCTCCGGTCGGTGCCACCTTGCTGCACGCTGATGAGCATGGATTTCGTCTGCGTTTCGACGAGCCGCAGTTTGCGGTGGCGCCCGGCCAAAGCGCGGTGCTCTATGACGGGGACCGTCTGCTGGGCGGCGGTCTGATCCGCGACCACACCCCGGAGCTTCCGGCCCTGTCCAGTGCTGAGGAACAGGGAGTAGAAGGTGTGGAGTCAACGGTCTGCTAA
- a CDS encoding TetR/AcrR family transcriptional regulator: MNHVSAEAAQPPRITDTRQRILHEAGALFVAHGYHGVSMREVAQAVGVTKPALYHHYADKETLFVAILEYSLGDLREIIQAMQTEGDLRGQLGVLVGRLLAQRPDHWVGLQLAAELKHIAPERRADFEGNYRRVWLGGLGQMIAQAVERGELRTDLSPADLTRGLMGILYPLVSGPAHPGREAVGSALLSIFLEGAAPR; the protein is encoded by the coding sequence GTGAATCACGTGTCCGCCGAAGCTGCCCAGCCCCCCAGAATCACCGATACGCGCCAGCGCATCCTGCACGAAGCGGGAGCATTGTTTGTGGCACACGGCTATCACGGGGTGTCTATGCGTGAAGTGGCGCAGGCGGTCGGTGTGACCAAGCCTGCGCTCTATCACCACTACGCCGACAAGGAAACCCTCTTTGTGGCGATTCTGGAATACTCGCTGGGTGATTTGCGGGAAATCATCCAGGCGATGCAGACCGAAGGGGACCTGCGCGGGCAACTGGGAGTCCTGGTCGGCCGCCTGCTGGCCCAGCGCCCAGATCACTGGGTGGGTCTGCAACTGGCCGCCGAACTGAAGCACATTGCGCCGGAGCGCCGCGCCGACTTTGAAGGGAACTACCGCCGGGTCTGGCTGGGTGGCCTGGGACAGATGATCGCTCAGGCGGTAGAGCGCGGCGAACTCCGCACTGACCTCTCCCCAGCCGATCTGACGCGGGGGCTGATGGGTATTCTTTATCCGTTGGTTTCCGGCCCGGCTCATCCTGGGCGCGAGGCAGTTGGATCCGCCCTGCTAAGTATCTTCCTTGAAGGTGCCGCGCCGCGCTGA